In the genome of Halanaerobiales bacterium, one region contains:
- a CDS encoding ABC transporter ATP-binding protein, translated as MQENYNKAFLKANNISFSYKKGELLLKDITASFYKGEFVAIIGPNGSGKTTFGKILSGILSVDTGKIYVDSVNIENISLGKIGKKIGYLFQEPERQLFAPTVREEIAFAHSFMGKTKEFIDNKVSEMIEIFSLQGLENASPYKISRGERQRVALAAILTNEPSYLILDEPTTGLDSKRKGKLAEFLYELKKQDLGLAVISHDKDFIVENADRVLKISGGVINEV; from the coding sequence TTGCAGGAGAATTATAACAAAGCATTTCTTAAAGCAAATAATATAAGTTTTAGTTATAAAAAAGGTGAATTGCTTTTAAAAGATATTACAGCTTCTTTTTATAAAGGAGAATTTGTGGCTATAATAGGGCCAAATGGATCAGGCAAAACCACCTTTGGAAAAATATTGAGCGGGATTTTATCTGTAGATACTGGGAAAATTTATGTTGACTCTGTAAATATAGAAAATATTTCTTTAGGTAAAATAGGCAAAAAAATTGGTTATCTTTTTCAGGAACCAGAAAGACAGCTTTTTGCCCCAACTGTAAGAGAAGAAATAGCATTTGCTCATTCATTTATGGGAAAAACTAAAGAATTTATTGATAATAAAGTATCAGAAATGATAGAAATATTTTCTCTGCAAGGGTTAGAAAATGCCTCTCCTTATAAAATAAGTCGAGGAGAAAGACAGCGAGTAGCTTTGGCTGCTATTTTAACAAATGAGCCTTCATATTTAATATTAGATGAACCTACAACCGGGCTTGATAGTAAAAGAAAGGGAAAGCTGGCAGAATTTTTATATGAATTAAAAAAACAGGATCTTGGTCTGGCAGTTATTAGCCATGATAAAGATTTTATAGTTGAAAATGCTGATAGAGTTTTAAAAATTTCAGGGGGTGTTATTAATGAAGTTTGA